A region from the Patescibacteria group bacterium genome encodes:
- a CDS encoding replication-associated recombination protein A: MQPLADRVRPKTLDEFVGQKQILALEKILFKSIRSGQVFSMIFWGPPGSGKTTLARVIANETKARFLEFSAVNAKTSELKPIFEDIRKTKKATERVIVFIDEIHRFSKAQQDAFLPYVERGDIILIGATTENPSFEVIGALLSRTRVFVLERLSNNDLKEIINRAIKDKAVGLGEYKINFDEGALDYLIEGANGDSRIALNALEIAANSKGAKNITLDVATLQDALQKRALLYDRAGDEHYNTISAFIKSMRASNTDSALYYLARMVVAGEDPLFIARRMVVFASEDIGAAQPTALVVANAVFRACETIGYPECQENLAHGVVYLCKCKKDRSAYNAYFKALDDVKKYGNLPIPLEILNAPTALMKNLGYGANYKPYSTGSLLPEKLKDKKYYLGLE, translated from the coding sequence ATGCAACCATTGGCTGACAGGGTGAGACCAAAAACCTTAGACGAGTTTGTTGGTCAAAAACAAATCCTTGCCCTCGAAAAGATCCTATTCAAGTCCATCAGATCTGGTCAGGTTTTTTCGATGATCTTTTGGGGACCTCCAGGAAGCGGTAAAACTACTCTAGCTCGGGTGATTGCTAATGAGACCAAGGCAAGATTTTTGGAATTTTCAGCGGTTAATGCCAAAACCTCGGAACTTAAACCCATCTTTGAAGATATTAGAAAGACCAAAAAAGCTACAGAGAGAGTAATCGTTTTTATTGACGAGATTCATCGGTTTAGCAAAGCCCAGCAAGATGCCTTTTTACCCTATGTAGAAAGGGGCGATATTATTTTAATTGGCGCTACAACCGAAAATCCTAGTTTTGAGGTTATCGGAGCTTTGCTTTCTCGTACTCGGGTTTTTGTCTTGGAACGATTATCCAACAATGACTTAAAAGAGATTATCAATCGCGCTATCAAAGATAAAGCAGTTGGTCTTGGTGAGTACAAAATCAACTTTGATGAAGGAGCCTTAGATTATCTTATTGAGGGGGCAAATGGCGACTCCAGAATTGCCTTGAATGCTTTAGAAATTGCGGCCAACTCAAAGGGTGCAAAAAATATCACCTTGGATGTCGCAACTTTGCAAGACGCTTTGCAAAAAAGAGCTTTACTGTACGATCGGGCAGGGGATGAGCATTACAACACAATTTCGGCTTTTATTAAATCAATGCGCGCCAGCAATACTGATAGCGCTTTGTATTATTTGGCAAGAATGGTGGTAGCTGGAGAAGACCCGCTGTTTATCGCTCGGCGCATGGTGGTTTTTGCCAGTGAAGATATTGGGGCGGCGCAACCCACAGCCTTGGTTGTGGCTAACGCTGTTTTTAGAGCTTGCGAAACCATTGGCTATCCCGAATGTCAAGAAAACTTAGCTCATGGGGTTGTCTATTTATGCAAATGCAAAAAAGATCGTTCGGCCTATAATGCTTACTTTAAGGCGTTGGACGATGTTAAAAAATATGGTAACTTGCCCATTCCTTTGGAAATTCTTAACGCCCCAACTGCTCTGATGAAAAATTTAGGCTATGGGGCAAATTACAAACCGTATTCTACTGGCTCCCTCCTTCCCGAAAAACTAAAAGACAAAAAGTATTATTTAGGGTTAGAATAG
- a CDS encoding DUF3800 domain-containing protein, with protein MTEFRLSLLKDKSLTNIFSSAYTLDAFHAQTDYSQVKEKFYSFITTLPIKVDVLVVDKLLCYEPLKRNPGKMYGIMAGELIKNLCHQSKNTEIVFSRKDSKLKLRQELEAEVERVRLGYLKDHPKLNANLKLSYYHNPHYTHGGLQVADYIAFAIYQIYERGN; from the coding sequence ATTACGGAATTTCGCTTATCTCTGTTAAAAGATAAGAGTCTTACCAATATATTTTCTTCGGCTTATACCCTAGATGCGTTTCATGCTCAAACCGATTATAGCCAAGTCAAAGAAAAGTTTTATTCGTTTATTACAACACTACCAATAAAAGTAGATGTTCTAGTTGTGGATAAATTGCTTTGTTACGAACCGTTAAAACGAAATCCGGGGAAAATGTATGGGATTATGGCGGGAGAATTAATCAAAAATCTGTGTCACCAATCCAAAAATACAGAGATTGTCTTTAGTCGCAAAGATAGTAAGTTAAAATTGCGACAAGAGTTAGAAGCAGAGGTAGAAAGGGTAAGGTTAGGATATCTTAAAGACCACCCCAAACTTAATGCTAATCTAAAGCTAAGTTATTATCACAATCCACATTATACCCACGGTGGGCTACAAGTTGCCGATTATATCGCATTTGCCATTTATCAAATCTACGAGAGAGGTAATTAG
- a CDS encoding SPFH/Band 7/PHB domain protein, with protein MEPTFLIILVVLAIVTLFKGLRIVSPWEKGIVVRLGRYHTTLESGINFVAPYIDEVIKVDTREQVISVEPQQVITKDNVVVIVDAVIYTKVVDPVKAEFEVRNFGLAATTLAQTTLRNLIGDKSLDETLVARDTLNASLRETLDEATQSWGVKVTRVELQRIDPPEDITLAMSKQMKAERERRAIILEAEGIKQSQILKAEGEAQALKNVSEAAEKYFKTRPEALRRLEVLENVLASNTKFVIPSSSELINLLNLDGEKTTVLPLKQKK; from the coding sequence ATGGAACCTACATTTTTGATCATTTTAGTAGTCTTGGCAATTGTAACCCTGTTTAAGGGTTTACGAATTGTCTCCCCTTGGGAAAAGGGGATTGTGGTTAGACTTGGAAGATACCATACAACTTTGGAAAGTGGGATTAACTTTGTAGCTCCTTATATTGATGAGGTGATAAAAGTGGATACCAGAGAACAAGTCATAAGCGTGGAACCGCAACAGGTTATTACCAAAGATAATGTGGTCGTGATAGTGGATGCTGTTATTTATACCAAAGTTGTTGATCCAGTAAAGGCGGAATTTGAAGTGCGAAATTTTGGATTAGCCGCAACGACTTTAGCTCAAACCACTTTGCGAAATTTAATTGGAGACAAATCTCTTGATGAAACACTGGTTGCTCGAGATACCCTCAACGCCTCCTTGCGCGAAACTTTAGATGAGGCCACTCAAAGTTGGGGAGTAAAAGTTACCCGTGTGGAGTTGCAAAGAATTGATCCCCCAGAAGATATCACTCTTGCTATGAGCAAGCAAATGAAGGCAGAACGAGAGCGTAGAGCCATAATTTTAGAGGCCGAAGGAATTAAGCAATCACAAATACTAAAAGCCGAAGGCGAAGCCCAAGCCTTAAAAAATGTTTCCGAAGCCGCCGAAAAATACTTTAAGACCCGTCCCGAGGCTTTAAGAAGGTTGGAGGTTTTAGAAAATGTCTTGGCTTCTAATACCAAGTTTGTTATTCCATCAAGTAGCGAATTAATAAATCTGTTAAATTTAGATGGGGAAAAAACCACAGTATTGCCCCTCAAGCAAAAGAAGTAA
- a CDS encoding LCP family protein has translation MGAESLKKQKNRMFLLPLIPVCLIGLFFVFRGNWLFSASVISKIIPSKNLPQSDGRTNILLTGVDKNERLTDSLMVVSIPQSPGKIVMVSLPRDLWVEYRTGASAKINEVYAYAGLETTGFNSEKGLTALKNSVTQATGMPVHYFAKVDFNGFKEAVDALGGIRITVQNTFDDYKYPVAGKEANTCGLTEDEILEGKDEDYVISEADYPCRFERLHFDKGMVQMNGESALKYARSRHSVNPAEGSDFARAERQQQVILAIKEKIMSLDTLFNAKKISELFAIYNKFVETDITLTDAEALFEVGMKSDTTNIKTSVLNNSNVTDGTGSGLLYTPTDIASYAGKWVLLPKGGSYSTVHAFIQKLLFDE, from the coding sequence ATGGGCGCAGAAAGCTTAAAAAAACAAAAGAATAGGATGTTTTTATTGCCCCTAATACCAGTATGTCTCATTGGTCTTTTTTTTGTCTTTAGGGGAAATTGGCTTTTTTCCGCTTCGGTAATTTCTAAAATTATCCCCTCTAAAAATCTTCCACAAAGCGATGGGAGGACAAACATCTTACTTACTGGAGTGGACAAAAACGAGAGGTTAACAGATTCGTTAATGGTTGTTTCTATTCCTCAAAGTCCTGGAAAAATCGTCATGGTTTCATTGCCTCGGGATTTGTGGGTGGAATACAGAACTGGAGCTTCTGCCAAGATCAATGAGGTTTATGCTTACGCAGGACTCGAAACAACAGGATTCAATTCCGAGAAAGGACTCACAGCCCTAAAAAATTCAGTGACTCAAGCTACTGGAATGCCAGTTCACTATTTTGCCAAAGTGGATTTTAATGGCTTTAAAGAAGCCGTAGATGCCTTAGGTGGTATTAGAATCACGGTGCAAAATACCTTTGACGATTATAAGTACCCTGTGGCTGGCAAGGAAGCCAATACTTGTGGATTGACCGAAGATGAAATATTGGAAGGAAAAGATGAAGATTATGTAATTTCCGAAGCGGATTACCCTTGCCGTTTTGAGCGTCTCCATTTTGATAAGGGGATGGTGCAAATGAATGGTGAGAGTGCCCTAAAGTATGCCAGGTCTCGGCATTCAGTAAATCCAGCAGAAGGATCCGATTTTGCGAGAGCAGAAAGGCAACAGCAGGTAATTTTGGCCATAAAGGAGAAAATAATGTCACTAGATACTCTGTTTAACGCTAAAAAAATAAGCGAGCTGTTTGCGATTTATAATAAGTTTGTCGAAACCGATATCACCCTTACCGACGCCGAAGCTCTTTTTGAAGTGGGGATGAAAAGCGATACTACAAACATTAAAACCTCTGTATTGAACAACAGTAATGTAACTGACGGCACAGGTTCAGGGCTTTTATACACACCGACTGATATCGCATCTTACGCGGGGAAATGGGTGCTTTTGCCCAAAGGTGGTTCCTATTCTACGGTTCACGCCTTTATCCAAAAACTGCTTTTTGATGAGTGA
- a CDS encoding triose-phosphate isomerase — protein MNYLIANWKANDNLEFAKNWFTLWNKNPAFNNLAAIVCSSFPVLSFVASQRSVICGAQDVSLFSGGSHTGEVTASDLALFAKYCLVGHSERRKEMRETIEDVRSKMENLIQVAIIPILCFEEVEDLKVVKGLISKSILVYEPSENISSGGQFKEVDFNALYETVSDIKSRYGSNISLLYGGSVNIKNVLQVANLNVFNGVLVGKASLEPLEFYQIGKIWAQKA, from the coding sequence ATGAACTACTTAATCGCCAATTGGAAAGCCAATGACAATTTAGAGTTTGCCAAGAACTGGTTTACTCTTTGGAATAAAAATCCCGCCTTTAACAATTTAGCCGCAATTGTTTGTTCCTCGTTTCCTGTTTTAAGTTTTGTGGCAAGTCAACGCTCGGTTATCTGCGGAGCGCAAGATGTTTCTCTTTTCTCTGGTGGATCTCACACGGGAGAAGTAACCGCCTCCGATTTGGCTTTGTTTGCTAAATATTGTCTTGTAGGGCACAGCGAGAGGAGAAAAGAAATGAGAGAGACAATAGAAGATGTAAGATCTAAGATGGAAAATTTAATTCAGGTTGCTATAATCCCAATATTGTGTTTTGAAGAGGTAGAAGATTTAAAAGTAGTAAAAGGTCTTATCTCAAAAAGTATCTTGGTGTATGAGCCATCAGAAAATATCAGCAGCGGAGGGCAATTTAAAGAAGTGGATTTTAACGCGCTTTATGAAACAGTATCTGACATTAAAAGCAGGTACGGCAGTAATATTTCCCTTCTTTATGGTGGAAGTGTTAACATAAAGAATGTTTTGCAAGTAGCCAACTTAAATGTTTTCAATGGTGTACTTGTAGGTAAAGCAAGTTTGGAGCCTTTGGAGTTTTATCAAATTGGAAAAATATGGGCGCAGAAAGCTTAA
- a CDS encoding metal-dependent hydrolase — protein MLPTAHTSVGFLISQIKIKGKSLSIKEVLFVIFCANVFDLDLFYVYLGGQKIYHHLLVTHTPLFAVFLIILFTLVLRLNWRVALLSFVAMLSHFVLDDLSYWLYFVGIAHEGKPEIFWLFPFDARRGEALRLYSSLRPTVGGFFASYIKHTVFIFEGVFLIWGGVVFLKKYGFLVKKLFFQTTLKSKIKE, from the coding sequence ATGCTACCTACAGCTCATACATCGGTTGGTTTTCTAATTTCACAAATTAAGATCAAAGGCAAATCTCTCTCAATTAAAGAGGTTTTGTTTGTGATTTTTTGTGCTAATGTTTTTGATTTAGACCTTTTTTATGTTTATTTAGGCGGGCAAAAAATTTACCACCACCTTTTAGTTACTCACACACCTCTATTTGCAGTTTTTCTCATTATCTTGTTTACCCTTGTCTTGCGCTTAAATTGGCGAGTTGCCTTATTGAGTTTTGTGGCCATGCTTTCCCATTTTGTACTGGATGATTTATCTTATTGGTTGTATTTTGTGGGTATTGCTCACGAGGGTAAACCCGAAATCTTTTGGCTTTTCCCCTTTGATGCTAGGCGAGGCGAGGCTCTGCGTTTATATAGCAGTCTGCGGCCAACAGTGGGCGGGTTTTTTGCAAGTTACATCAAACACACAGTATTTATTTTTGAAGGGGTGTTTTTAATTTGGGGTGGGGTTGTCTTTCTAAAAAAGTATGGATTTTTAGTCAAGAAATTGTTTTTTCAGACCACTCTCAAGAGTAAGATAAAAGAATGA
- a CDS encoding transposase gives MPRKNILKKYQEGSYYHIYSRGIFHQDIFETSDDYAIFLYNLKKYLQKDFKEPRFNKVTKLMDYFSPNSVADEVGLVAYCLMPNHFHLLLHNKEIMGISHLTRRILSNYSTYFNTTRGKDGHVFESTYKAVLVRNEDQLKHLSRYIHINPLKLGAETDVLKYAYSSISDYLGETKRSWLYPSVVLSNTSDYKSFVLDYLKSPKESLEYLGTSVLLET, from the coding sequence ATGCCCAGAAAGAATATTCTAAAAAAGTATCAAGAGGGTAGTTACTACCATATTTATAGTAGAGGAATTTTCCACCAAGATATTTTTGAAACTTCGGATGATTACGCGATTTTTCTCTACAATCTTAAGAAATATTTGCAGAAAGACTTTAAAGAACCTCGATTTAATAAAGTAACTAAGTTGATGGATTATTTTTCTCCTAACTCTGTTGCTGACGAGGTTGGACTCGTTGCATATTGCCTCATGCCAAATCACTTCCACCTGCTTTTGCACAATAAAGAGATTATGGGAATATCGCATCTCACGCGAAGGATTTTATCCAACTATTCTACTTACTTTAATACAACTAGGGGTAAAGATGGACATGTTTTTGAGAGTACATACAAGGCGGTTCTAGTGCGTAACGAAGATCAATTAAAACACTTGTCCAGATATATTCACATAAATCCTTTAAAGCTAGGAGCAGAAACGGATGTTCTTAAATATGCTTATTCGAGCATATCGGATTATCTTGGAGAAACCAAAAGAAGCTGGTTATATCCATCAGTTGTATTATCGAACACCTCCGATTATAAAAGTTTTGTATTGGATTATCTTAAATCTCCAAAGGAAAGCTTGGAGTATTTAGGAACGAGTGTTTTACTGGAGACATAA
- a CDS encoding sortase, which translates to MQKKYPYIYLKSEPQPVKKSTIKLKHYLGVALILSGVSVFIFFVGFPMFNQVMGKRSYEIVSAVGEEFMSDAGEMTALSLIQSSFNGNSNFFPYKGTQKEKYFFTLSIPVLGIKNAQVEANSTNTNPSEILVHILGTAEPGSSGNTFITGHSSFKYLFDPTDYKQVFSTLEDLSIGDEIIINVDNTTYRYEVMQKEKIKPQDVSLYKELFPKFLNRQTVTLMTCWPGGTTSYRLLVTAQLAN; encoded by the coding sequence ATGCAAAAAAAATACCCCTACATCTACTTAAAAAGCGAACCGCAGCCGGTAAAAAAATCAACGATTAAACTTAAACATTATCTTGGTGTAGCGTTAATTCTCTCTGGCGTTTCTGTTTTTATATTTTTTGTTGGATTTCCTATGTTTAATCAGGTTATGGGAAAAAGATCTTATGAGATAGTAAGCGCAGTGGGGGAGGAGTTTATGAGTGATGCCGGAGAAATGACCGCTTTGTCTTTAATTCAATCCTCTTTTAATGGAAATTCTAATTTTTTTCCTTACAAAGGTACACAAAAAGAGAAATACTTTTTTACCCTATCCATCCCTGTTTTGGGGATTAAAAATGCTCAAGTTGAGGCAAATTCTACCAATACCAATCCTTCCGAAATCCTGGTGCATATTTTAGGGACTGCTGAACCTGGATCATCTGGTAATACTTTTATTACAGGACACTCATCTTTTAAGTATCTCTTTGATCCCACAGATTATAAACAGGTATTTTCTACTTTGGAGGACTTATCCATTGGTGATGAGATAATAATTAATGTTGATAACACAACCTACAGATACGAAGTAATGCAAAAGGAAAAAATTAAACCGCAAGATGTATCTCTTTACAAAGAGCTTTTTCCTAAATTTCTTAATCGCCAAACTGTAACTTTAATGACCTGCTGGCCCGGAGGGACTACCTCATATCGACTCCTTGTCACCGCGCAATTAGCCAATTAG
- the rpsT gene encoding 30S ribosomal protein S20, whose product MANTKSAKKAIRVSQRKAITNKYWKNGLRKTKKELKDLMLQNKDRDAVAAKLAKAKKIADKAVSCGSFHKNKSARIKSGLDKKFNKWAKLINDKKPA is encoded by the coding sequence ATGGCAAACACAAAAAGCGCTAAAAAAGCAATTAGAGTTTCTCAAAGAAAAGCTATTACTAACAAGTATTGGAAAAATGGATTGCGTAAAACCAAAAAGGAACTTAAAGATTTAATGCTACAAAATAAAGATCGTGATGCGGTTGCTGCCAAACTTGCCAAAGCCAAAAAAATCGCCGATAAAGCTGTATCTTGCGGATCCTTTCATAAAAATAAATCGGCTCGAATAAAATCGGGACTTGACAAAAAGTTTAACAAATGGGCAAAATTAATTAATGATAAAAAACCTGCCTAA
- the trxB gene encoding thioredoxin-disulfide reductase translates to MENSIHQIIIIGSGPAGLTAAIYASRASLQPLVIEGAQFGGQLMQTTLVENFPGFSKGVQGPDLMLAMRKQAEDFGTRFVAGDATKVDFSKRPFTVWVGEQEFKAQAVIIATGARAKWLPLESAERLRGRGVTACATCDAPFFKGQDVLVVGGGDTAVEEASYLAKFCNKIYLVNILDSLQASKAMQERILGKPQFEIILDSSVIEILGGGKVIGVKVKNNKTQEEKVLNATGVFIAIGHSPASEIFKGQLELERDGRIKVIDNTRTSVAGVFVAGDVADNKYWQAVVAAGFGAMSALDAQKMIESSHATIG, encoded by the coding sequence ATGGAAAATTCTATTCACCAAATAATTATCATAGGCTCTGGTCCGGCAGGTCTCACCGCTGCAATTTATGCGTCCCGAGCCTCGTTGCAACCGCTTGTTATAGAAGGGGCGCAATTTGGCGGGCAGTTAATGCAGACAACTCTTGTGGAGAACTTTCCTGGATTTTCCAAAGGGGTGCAAGGACCAGATTTAATGTTGGCAATGCGAAAACAGGCGGAAGATTTTGGGACCCGCTTTGTTGCGGGCGATGCCACGAAAGTAGATTTTTCCAAAAGACCTTTTACTGTTTGGGTAGGGGAGCAGGAATTTAAAGCTCAAGCTGTAATTATTGCAACTGGAGCCCGCGCAAAATGGTTGCCTTTGGAATCAGCCGAAAGATTGCGAGGTAGAGGAGTAACCGCCTGCGCTACCTGTGACGCCCCGTTTTTTAAAGGGCAGGATGTGCTGGTGGTTGGTGGGGGAGATACAGCAGTGGAGGAAGCTTCGTACTTGGCTAAATTTTGCAATAAAATTTACCTGGTAAATATTTTGGATAGCTTGCAGGCAAGCAAAGCTATGCAAGAGAGAATTCTTGGCAAACCTCAATTTGAGATTATCCTAGACTCCAGTGTTATAGAAATATTAGGAGGGGGTAAGGTTATTGGAGTGAAGGTAAAGAACAATAAAACCCAAGAAGAAAAGGTTCTAAATGCCACTGGAGTTTTTATTGCAATTGGACATAGTCCGGCATCCGAGATCTTTAAAGGGCAACTGGAATTAGAACGCGATGGCAGAATCAAAGTTATTGATAACACCAGGACTTCGGTTGCTGGAGTTTTTGTGGCAGGAGATGTTGCCGATAATAAATATTGGCAGGCAGTAGTTGCGGCGGGGTTTGGAGCCATGTCTGCCCTTGACGCGCAGAAGATGATAGAATCTTCTCATGCAACCATTGGCTGA
- a CDS encoding fibronectin type III domain-containing protein, whose product MNSTEAKRGFLTFSFLCLISFSIYFFSKKIVELKFAKSPQEVTVSLIDANASNITQTEAVILWNTSKELVGNIVYGTDSTVCTQQETGSCLTASEDTASTSHEITLTNLIPNTSYYYYLDNNTRDTKNFTTKSQDLVIPPADNKIEGDTNGDGILNSLDFSVN is encoded by the coding sequence ATGAACAGTACCGAAGCCAAACGAGGATTTTTAACTTTCTCCTTTTTATGCCTAATATCTTTTTCTATTTACTTCTTTTCAAAGAAGATTGTGGAGCTGAAATTTGCCAAGTCTCCTCAAGAGGTTACCGTTAGCCTGATAGATGCAAATGCCTCAAATATTACTCAAACCGAAGCGGTGATTTTGTGGAATACATCAAAAGAACTTGTAGGAAATATAGTTTATGGGACAGATTCGACGGTTTGCACGCAACAAGAAACTGGATCGTGCCTAACCGCTTCGGAAGATACCGCCTCAACCAGCCATGAAATCACGCTCACTAACCTAATACCTAACACCTCGTACTACTATTATCTGGATAATAATACTCGAGATACCAAAAATTTCACCACAAAATCTCAAGATTTGGTGATTCCACCAGCGGATAATAAAATAGAAGGTGATACCAACGGCGACGGCATTCTAAATTCCCTAGACTTTTCAGTTAACTGA
- a CDS encoding C45 family peptidase, with the protein MCTTVAKKLDNSWFLLKTRDPVPWMRWDDEIKPFDSKIDQVKKLIIQNPNSREDGYYGGINEKGVAYVATFVSVAENQISYIRRPYVRLILDASTAKEAVEIIKAFNPRIGGNMFVADDKECYGIEGVPEKYFIEKVSDPVVKTNHFVNLPNRNLSFDTEKGFEQWSHDHYDRAKELISTAKSLDDFKQLLRDRKNAEKKTAICTTKEEDKCFTYSAFIFDTKNIKAYYCQGNPLENEFREYGF; encoded by the coding sequence ATGTGTACAACAGTGGCTAAGAAATTAGATAATAGTTGGTTTCTCCTCAAAACGAGGGATCCAGTGCCTTGGATGAGATGGGATGATGAAATAAAACCTTTCGATTCTAAGATTGACCAAGTAAAAAAGCTTATTATACAAAACCCCAACTCGCGGGAGGATGGCTATTATGGAGGAATTAATGAAAAAGGCGTTGCTTATGTTGCAACCTTTGTTTCGGTTGCCGAAAATCAAATTTCCTACATTCGGCGACCCTATGTGCGTCTAATACTAGATGCGTCAACAGCCAAAGAGGCTGTTGAAATCATCAAAGCCTTTAATCCTAGGATTGGTGGCAATATGTTTGTAGCTGATGATAAAGAGTGTTATGGAATTGAGGGAGTCCCCGAAAAATATTTTATTGAAAAAGTTAGTGACCCTGTTGTTAAAACGAACCACTTTGTTAATTTGCCAAACCGCAATTTGAGTTTTGATACAGAAAAAGGTTTTGAACAATGGTCGCACGATCATTACGATAGAGCCAAGGAGTTAATCTCAACTGCTAAAAGTTTAGACGATTTTAAGCAACTCTTGCGAGATAGAAAAAATGCTGAAAAGAAAACTGCTATCTGTACAACAAAAGAAGAGGATAAGTGCTTTACTTATTCCGCTTTTATTTTTGATACCAAGAATATAAAAGCCTATTATTGTCAAGGCAACCCATTAGAAAATGAGTTCAGGGAATACGGATTCTAG